Proteins encoded within one genomic window of Bombina bombina isolate aBomBom1 chromosome 1, aBomBom1.pri, whole genome shotgun sequence:
- the LOC128639277 gene encoding mitogen-activated protein kinase 7-like, with protein sequence MAELITDQEEEKRDGTHSTLEKAHCTSTTAKNFAILKERSFDINFEVGDEYDIIETIGTGAYGVVSSAQRKDTGQKVAIKKIPNAFDVVTNAKRTLRELKILKHFNHDNIIAIKDILKPVISYSDFKSVYVVLDLMESDLHQIIHSSQPLTLEHARYFLYQLLRGLKYIHSANVLHCDLKPSNLLINENCELKIGDFGMARGLCTKPDEYKYFMTEYVATRWYRAPELMLSLHEYTQAIDMWSVGCIFAEMLGRKQLFPGKNYIHQLQLIMTVLGTPSTQVIRAIGAERVRAYIQSLPSRQSVPWTSLYPQADRKALDLLSKMLRFDPRERISVREALRHPFLSKYHDPDDEPECVPAFDFDFDKKILTKEQIKEAIVSEIDNFHRRREGIRRQISFKPALTPAIEGSVGDVVQESDFHSPPLPPPTQLDVDMPSANSARERVDFLMESPIAPQKTETIDLTSPVDSAETEAHGEYEKTKEDVPVVKADPEPVPKKEGAISNDTKAALIAAIIRSSQRNRSKDAPSSITESPETWKAITAQDRQREREEQQKRRLERAREREKKQKERERRDVKKTEGFGGLVLSENDKNLLERWNRMIDQTQHYPPVPTSQKTTLSNHIPQPAQAPDLCKRTQPMSQPVFNVPNMTPIAEVRSQQNGTITAPTVTTNIQLMPRCLNPCQVPSLLQYVPPTTGAFQIAPVVLAPPKPEPLPVTAQLPSDVKFINRGQVHPNQFSTSSGLNPTWSSCGQQESWPGARDGKREALSVDSSLFLRNPTSLEQPQGVLTYTSGVNCRGQEDAKPCDLTPLPPTTFSTADTSSTISPDINLVTQQLSKSQVEDLLPPVFSVTPKGSGAGYGVGFDLEEFLNQSFEMASDNCDSLVDSAPLSASLLADWLEVHNMNPADLASLQDDLQLGSPMIISDLPDLHDT encoded by the coding sequence ATGGCGGAGTTGATTACGGATCAAGAGGAGGAGAAGCGAGATGGTACACACTCTACATTAGAGAAAGCGCACTGCACTTCCACCACTGCCAAGAATTTCGCCATCCTCAAGGAGCGTTCCTTTGACATTAATTTTGAAGTTGGAGATGAATATGATATTATTGAGACAATTGGGACTGGAGCATATGGGGTGGTGTCATCTGCTCAGAGAAAAGACACCGGTCAAAAGGTCGCCATTAAGAAAATCCCAAATGCCTTTGATGTGGTGACAAACGCAAAGCGCACCCTGCGGGAGCTAAAGATTCTCAAGCACTTCAACCACGACAACATCATCGCTATTAAAGACATCCTAAAGCCGGTTATATCCTACTCTGACTTTAAATCTGTGTATGTGGTTCTTGATCTCATGGAGAGTGATCTACATCAGATCATTCACTCTTCACAACCTCTCACACTAGAACATGCCCGATACTTCCTTTACCAGCTGCTGCGTGGGTTGAAGTACATTCATTCGGCAAATGTCCTCCACTGCGACCTGAAACCCAGCAACCTCCTCATCAATGAGAACTGTGAGCTGAAGATTGGGGACTTTGGGATGGCTAGGGGACTTTGTACCAAACCTGATGAGTACAAGTATTTTATGACTGAATATGTAGCCACTCGCTGGTATCGAGCCCCAGAGCTCATGCTGTCTCTCCACGAGTATACACAGGCTATTGACATGTGGTCTGTGGGATGTATTTTCGCAGAAATGTTAGGGCGAAAGCAACTCTTCCCAGGGAAGAATTACATCCACCAGCTACAACTTATCATGACTGTTCTGGGTACACCTTCCACCCAGGTAATCAGAGCGATTGGGGCAGAGAGAGTGCGAGCGTACATCCAGAGTCTTCCCTCACGCCAATCTGTGCCCTGGACCAGCTTGTACCCACAGGCTGACCGAAAAGCCCTGGACCTGTTGTCCAAAATGTTGAGATTTGACCCACGGGAACGGATTTCGGTGCGAGAGGCTCTTCGCCATCCTTTCCTGTCCAAGTATCATGATCCTGATGATGAACCAGAGTGTGTCCCAGCCTTTGATTTTGATTTTGACAAGAAGATTTTGACCAAAGAGCAGATTAAAGAGGCAATAGTTTCTGAAATAGACAACTTCCATCGCAGGCGAGAGGGAATCAGACGTCAAATCAGCTTTAAGCCTGCACTAACGCCAGCTATTGAGGGATCTGTTGGTGATGTTGTTCAGGAGAGTGACTTTCATTCgcctcctctcccccctccaacACAATTAGATGTGGACATGCCAAGTGCCAACTCAGCCAGGGAAAGGGTGGACTTTCTGATGGAGTCTCCCATAGCTCCACAGAAAACGGAGACCATTGATCTGACCTCTCCTGTAGATAGTGCCGAGACAGAGGCACATGGGGAATACGAAAAGACTAAAGAGGATGTCCCAGTGGTGAAAGCAGACCCTGAACCTGTGCCAAAAAAGGAAGGAGCCATCTCAAATGATACCAAAGCAGCGCTAATTGCCGCCATTATACGGTCATCGCAGCGAAACAGGAGCAAAGATGCCCCCAGCTCCATAACAGAGTCTCCAGAAACATGGAAGGCCATAACTGCTCAGGATCGTCAGCGAGAGCGGGAGGAGCAGCAAAAAAGGCGCCTAGAACGTGCTAGAGAGAGGGAGAAGaagcagaaagagagagagcgtcGGGATGTGAAGAAGACAGAGGGTTTTGGGGGATTGGTGCTGAGCGAGAATGATAAAAACTTGTTGGAGAGGTGGAATCGAATGATTGACCAGACTCAGCACTATCCCCCTGTGCCCACCAGCCAGAAAACAACTTTGTCAAACCACATTCCTCAGCCGGCACAGGCTCCTGACCTCTGCAAAAGGACTCAACCTATGTCACAACCAGTTTTTAATGTGCCCAACATGACTCCTATAGCAGAAGTTAGAAGTCAGCAGAATGGAACCATTACTGCCCCAACAGTAACAACCAACATCCAACTCATGCCAAGGTGCCTAAACCCTTGCCAAGTGCCCTCTCTGCTCCAATACGTCCCACCCACCACTGGAGCTTTTCAGATTGCACCTGTGGTATTGGCTCCTCCTAAGCCAGAGCCTCTACCAGTAACTGCGCAGCTTCCTTCTGATGTCAAGTTCATTAACAGAGGTCAAGTGCATCCAAACCAGTTTTCCACCTCTTCAGGACTTAACCCGACCTGGTCTAGTTGTGGACAACAGGAGAGCTGGCCAGGTGCAAGGGATGGCAAGCGAGAGGCACTAAGTGTGGATTCATCTCTGTTCCTGCGTAATCCCACCAGTCTAGAGCAACCACAGGGAGTGCTGACGTATACCAGCGGGGTAAACTGCCGGGGTCAGGAAGATGCCAAACCATGTGATCTTACACCACTCCCGCCCACAACCTTCAGTACTGCTGATACTTCCAGCACCATCTCTCCAGATATCAATTTGGTGACACAGCAGCTctcaaaatcccaggtggaagacctTCTGCCGCCCGTCTTCTCTGTCACCCCTAAAGGAAGTGGCGCTGGGTATGGAGTGGGATTTGATCTGGAGGAGTTTCTCAACCAGTCTTTTGAGATGGCGTCAGATAATTGCGACAGCTTGGTAGACTCTGCTCCTCTGTCGGCCTCACTGTTAGCGGATTGGCTGGAAGTTCACAACATGAACCCTGCAGATTTGGCGTCGCTACAAGACGACCTTCAGCTGGGGTCTCCAATGATCATTTCCGACTTGCCGGACCTCCATGATACATGA